In Streptomyces sp. NBC_01231, the sequence GCTGAGCTGTACGGCGTGACCCGCCCAACCATCACCCGCGCCATCCACGAGATCCGCCCGCTGCTGGCCTCGACGAGGGTTACCGGGGCCGGCCAACGACTTCCCCCACCAAGTCCAGGCACCGTCGCGCAAGCCGAAGGACGATGTGCCACTGGACATCGTGCGTTCGACGACCCAGCGGTGCCGGCCCAGGCGAACGGATGGTTCGATCCCGCGACGGGCGATGCGCGGGACGATCTGCCTGCGCCGCAACCAGTTGCGCAGGTGGTCGAAGTCGTAACCCTTGTTGGCGCCGGAGATTCCCACCGAGATCGGAAGCCCGTTGCGGTCACAGATGACATGGATCTTCGACCCTAGGTTGCCGCGATCGGTCGGATTCGGTCCGGTCAAAGGCCCCCTTTGACCGCGCGGATGCTGACGGAGTCGATCGTGCACCGCGACCAGTCCAACTCGCCGTTCGCGCCGATCCGATCGAGTACGACACGGTGCAGCTTGGCCCACACCCGGGCCTTGGACCAGTACGTGAAGCGGCGGTGCACGGTCTGCCAGGAAGCGCCGACGACCGGCGGCAGTTGTCGCCAGGTGCACCCTGTCGTGGCAACGTAAATGATCGCCGAGAGTAATGCCCGATCGTCAGCTCTCCGCTGGCCCCCGCCCTGTGGACGTACTGGAGGTGTGAGAGCAACCTGCTGAAAGATCTCCCGCAGTCCATCGCACGAGACGTTCCGTTATTCCCATGCCCGTGACAACGAACGATCACTGTCCGAGACTCGCAGCTACATGCTGTCGGGCGGGATGGGTGTGGCCTGGTGGTAGTACATCTGCCATGTTGTGGCCGCACCCTGCTTGCGCCAGAGCGAACTGCGCCGTGCCCGGTTTCCATCGAATGTGGTCTCGTAGGTGAGGTGCACCAGCCCGGGTGCCAGCAAGACCCCGGTGAACTTTGAGGGCTCATAGCGCGGACCGCTCTCTACCGCACCGTCCAGCTCGGGCAGCGCGGCGAGCATCTCGTCATACGTCCGCCGCCGCCCCGAAGCGCCGACCTCTACGAAGTCCGGGTCCAGTAGCTGACGGGCAGCGAGCGTGACATACGCACGCTGGGGTCCATGAGGCGCACCTCACCTGCGATCGCTGCGCGTACCTCATCAATCTCTCGGCTCATGCCGGCATCTTCGCCCAGGTGGCCAAGCCCATCGCAACCGAGTTACCACGCGGAGCGTAGCTCGGCTTCCGGGCTGACTGGTCGCCCCTATCGAGACGACCCCTTCGGGGCGTGTGTCACCGCGTAGATCATGACGAAGGCCACGATGTGGATGCCGAAGAGGAAGTACGCCAGCCACATCCACATGTGCGTTCGTTCTTCTTCTCTTCCCTGAGGCGGCGTTGTTCCCGTTCGGCGTCCGTCATCACAGGTCCCGGTGGACCTTCGTGTTGGATGCCTGGGCGCGGGCGCGGGGGCGGAGGACGAGGAGGTCGACGTTGACGTGGCTGGGGCGGGTGACCGCCCAGGTGATCGTGTCCGCCACGTCGTCCGCCGTGAGCGGTTCGGCGACGCCCTCGTAGACCTTCTCCGCCCTCTCCTGGTCGCCGCCGAAGCGGGTGAGGGCGAACTCGTCCGTCCTGACCATGCCGGGGGCGATCTCGATGACGCGGACCGGGCGGCCGACGATCTCCAGGCGCAGCGTCTCGGCGAGGACGTGGGCGCCGTGCTTGGCGGCGACATAGCCGGCGCCGCCCTCGTACGTGCCGTGGCCGGCCGTGGAGGAGACGACGACGATCGTGCCGTCGCCGCTCGCGTCCAGCTTGGGGAGCAGTGCCTGGGTGAGGTTGAGGGTGCCGATGACGTTGGTCTCGTACATCGTGCGCCAGTCGGCCGGGTCGCCGGTGGCCACCGGGTCGGCGCCGAGGGCTCCGCCCGCGTTGTTGACCAGCACGCCGATCGTCTGGAACGCGGAGGCGAACTCGTCCACCGCCGCGCGGTCCGTGACGTCCAGCGGGTACGCGGTCGCCTGGTGGCCCGCCGCGAGGATCTCCTTCGCCAGGGCCTCGATACGGTCCCTGCGGCGGGCGGTGAGGACGACGCGGTAGCCGGCCGCGGCCAGCTGTCGGGCCGTGGCGGCGCCGATTCCGCTGCTCGCACCCGTGACGACGGCGATGCGGGAGGCGGCGGACGGGGCGGCGGTGGCCATGGGTGCTCCTCGGGCGGGGTCGGAAACCTGTTCGGCCAGGATAGGCAGGCCCGGCGACCGGGTGGTCCGGCATCTCGTTCTCCGGTCTGATCGGGCGGGGGCGCGGTGGGAGAATTGAGGTGGTGATCCTCTGACTTCGCTGGAGGTGGATCATGGGACAGGCACGTGAAGTGATGGACCGGCTCACGGACGCGTTGACCGCGCAACAGGACATCAAGGTCGTCGGGGAGCTGTATGCCGAGGACGCGGTCGCCTTCACCCCCGACGAGGGGGAGATCCACGGGCGCGACCACATCGTCGAGTACTGGCGGCAGATGACGGAGGCGGTCCCCGAGGCCACGTTCGAGACGCTGCACTCGTACGAGGTCGGCGACACGGCCATCGACGAGGGATTCTTCGGCGGGAGGAACACCGGGCCGCTGCAGTTGCCCACCGGGGAGACCCTCCCGGCTACCCAGAAGGAGCTCAGGATCCGCGGGGTGGACATCGCCACCGTGAAGGACGGCCGGATCGTGGACTACCGGCTCTACTTCGACGAGATGGAGTTCCTGGGGCAGTTGGGTCTGCTGCCCGACGAGCCGTCCTGAGCCAACTCCGCCTCACGTCCGCCGCCTGAACAGGCACCGGTTCTCCTTCTGCACAGGCGTCTCCTTCTGCACAGGCGCCGCACCCGTCCCGGCGGGTGCGACGTACGATCTCTGCGCGGCGCAGAGGAAAGGCGGACGGGATGGTCGACGAGGCGACGGCGGGCAAGGCACGCGAGCGGCTGATGGCGGAGCTGTCCACCGTCTCCCGCCGTTACATGGCGTCGTACGCCCTCTTCAACCAGGCCGTCGCCGACCATCTCGGACTGCATCCGACCGACCTGCAGTGCCTGAACCTGCTCACCCTCGAGGGCGGGCCGGTCACGACCGGCCGGATCGCCGAGCTGACGGGTCTGACGACCGGCTCGGCGACTCGGCTGGTGGACCGGCTGGAACGGGCGGGGTACGTCGTGCGGGAGCGGGACGCGGTAGACCGGCGAAAGGTGCTGGTGGTGACCGTGCCGGAGAAGGTCGCCGAGTTCGGGCGGATGTGGGACCGGCTGGGCGGCGGCTGGGTGGAGCTCTTCGACGATCTGGACGACTCTCAGCTCGGGCTGCTCGTCGACCACATGAGGCGTACGACGGAGTTCAGCGCGGCTCAGGTGGCCCGGCTGCGGGCGGGCGAGGCGTGAACGCCTGCGGCATGGCCGAGACGTACGCCCCGGACGTGGCATCGAAGGGGCACGCCCGGCTCGCGGAGGGCGGGATGCGGATACGACTGGTGCTCGTCCCCTGAGTGGCGGCCGCCCGGGTCACGCCGGCGCGCCCAGCGTCATCGCGGCGACCACCGGGGCGGCGTACACCAGCGGGAACGGGATGTGCGAGTACCACCGCGCCCGCGCCACGGTGACGACGGCCCCGGCGAAGTACAGCACCAGGCCGATCCCGGCCGCGATCCCGATGGCCGGCACGAGCAGGCCGACCAGCAGACCCACGGCCCCGGCGACCTTCGCCGCCCCGAGCCGGGGCCACCACGAGCTCGGCACCTGGTAGTCGGACAGGGCCTTGGTGATCCACTCGGCCCGGGTGAGGACGACGATCCCCGAGTAGCCCGCCATGGCGGCGGCCAGCAGGGTGACGACGGTGTGGGTGACGGACATGGTGTGCTCCTCGTCGGTGGGCTGCGGTGCGTTCACCGGGTTGACGGGGAGCGGGACGGAAGTGTGACGGGGCGGCCGAGTTTTTTCTCGCCGTTCTCGTGGTTCTCGTCATTCTCGCCGGCGGCCGCACCCGGGGCCCGGCGTGCCTCAGTGGTGGTGGTCCGCCTGCGCCTCGCGCGGCAGCAGGCGTACGAGGGGCAGGCACAGGGCCGTGGCCGCGGCGACCACGACGAGGCTCACGGTCATCGCGTGGGCCTGGCCGCCGTCGGTCGAGTGGAAGTACACCGTGGTGACGGTGGCCGCGCCGATCGCGTTGGCGACCTGCTGCACCGCGTTGAGGGAGCCGCTCGCGCTCCCCGCCTCCTCGGGGGCGATGTCGCCGATCGTGACGTCGTAGACCGTGCCGAAGCAGGTGCCCATGCCGACGCCGATCAGGAGCACGGGCGGGACGAGGGCCCAACTGCCGACGGCCGTCCCGGAGTCGAGGACCAGAAGGGCCAGGTATCCGCAGCCCGCGAGGACGGTCAGCAGTCCGGCGACGACGAGCCGGCGGCCGTAGGAGTGGATGAGGCGGTAGCAGGCGATGGACGCGACGACGATTCCGAGGGAGAGGGGGATCAGCCCGAGTGCGGTGTCGGCGGGGGAGCGGCCGAGGCCGTGCTGGAAGAAGAGGGAGAGGACGTAGAGGAGACCGGCGGTCGCGGCGAAGGCGACGATGCCGAGGATCAGGCCCGAGGTGAAGCCGCGGTTGCGGAGCAGCGACGGCTGGACGATCGGGTGGGCGGCGGTGCGCTGGCGGTGGCAGAAGCCGGCGAACAGGGCGAGTCCGAGGAGCAGCAGGGCGAACGCGCGGGGCGTCCAGCCGTGGTCCGAGCCGTCGATGAGGCCGCCGAGCAGGCCGAGCAGTGCGCCGGCGAGCAACGCCGATCCGGGGCCGTCGACCGACACGGACGGATCGCCGGTGTCACGCGGCAGCAGGCGTGCGGCGGCGAGCAGGGCGGCACCGCCCAGGACCAGGTTGATCAGGAACATGGGGCGCCAGCCGAGCCCCGCGAGGTCGGCGTCGACGAGGAACCCGGCGAGGATCGGGCCGCCGACGGCCGACAGGCCCATCACCGGTCCGAACAGGCTGAACGCCTTGCCGATCTGGTCGCGCGGCCAGGTGGCGCCCAGGATGCCGAAGCCCTGCGGGATGACGAGCGCGGCGAAGGCGCCCTGGACGAGCCGGGCGACGACCAGCGCCGGCGGGGTCGGGGCGAGCCCGCAGGCCAGGGACGCGGCGACGAAGCCGGTCAGGCCGAACAGGAACATCCGGCGGCGCCCGTATCTGTCGCCGAGCCGTCCGCCGGGCACGAGCAGCACGCCGAGCGCGAGTGCGTAGGAGGCGCCGAGCCACTGGACCAGGCTCGCGCCGCCGCCGAGATCCTCGGTGATGGTCGGGGCGGCGATGTTGGTGATCGTGGCGTCGAGGAGGTCCAGCACGTCGGCGGCGAGGACCACGGCGAGGATCGCCCAGCGGGTGCTGGCGGACATCCCCTTTTCATCTTTGTCATGCAGTATCTGCGTCACGCAGATAAATGTCGGGCAGGGAGGGCTGAGCGTCAAGCGCATTTTGCTGCCGGGAGGTCAGTGCACGGCTTGCGCGTACGCCGTCGGCGGTACGCCCACGGTCGCCGTGAAGTCGCGCACCAGGTGGGCCTGGTCGGCGTATCCGAGGTCGGCGGCGAGGGCGGCCCAGTCCACCGCCCTGTCCGTCTCCGCCCGCTCCAGTGCCTCGTGGATGCGGTAGCGCAGGATGACCCACTTGGGGCCGACGCCGACGTACGCGGCGAACAGGCGCTGCAGCAGTCGTACGGACACGCCCTCGGTGCGGGCGAAGTCGGCGACGCGGCGGATCGTGCGGTCGGTCCGGATGCGGTCGACGAGGGTCGTCGCCAGGTCGGCCTGCGGGTCGGGGTGCGGGCCCAGTGTCAGCAGGAACGCGTCGAGGGCCGCTGCCCGGGCGGCGTCGTCGTCCGGGGTGAGGATCGTTGTGGGGTCCGTGTCCGGGTACACCTCGGGCTGCCGGATCCGCCGGCCCGTCCACTCCGTCACCGCCCGCTCCGGCGCGAAGGGGCGGAAGCCGCCCGGCCTGAACTTGACGCCGCACACCCGGCCCCGCCCCTCCAGCTTCTGCGCGAACAGACCGTGCTGGACGCCGGAGACCTCGGCGAAGGGCTCCTGGTCCGGGAACCGCTGGAAGACGATGTTGACGGCCGGGTGCGGGACCACATGGGAGACGTACGGCTCGGAGAGGTTCCAGTCGATCAGCCAGTACTGCTCGACGTATCGGCGCAGGGGCTCGGCGGGCTCGACGCGGCGGAAGTTCACGTGCGCGAAGAGCTCCGTGGCGTCGACGATGCCTCGGGTGTCACGGCGTACGGGGGCCATGAGGGGATCGTAGGACGGGGTGCTGACATCGGGAACGGGACCGATGCGCGGGTCCGTGGGCGCAATGCGTCGGGAATCGTCGGAATGTGGCAGGGGATGCGCCGAGGGATAGGTCGAGGGCGCCCGGGGATACGCCGGGGAATACGCGCGGCCCGGGGGTCGTTGCCGGGCTATAGTTGAACGGTCAACAACTTGGAGGTTGAGCGACCATGCAGTTCGGGATCTTCAGCGTCGGCGACGTCACGCCGGACCCGACCACGGGCCGTACGCCGACCGAGCACGAGCGCATCAAGGCCATGGTCGCGATCGCGCTGAAGGCCGAGGAGGTCGGGCTCGACGTCTTCGCGACCGGCGAGCACCACAACCCGCCGTTCGTGCCGTCGTCCCCGACGACCATGCTCGGGTACGTGGCCGCGCGGACGGAGAAGCTGGTCCTGTCCACCTCCACCACCCTCATCACCACCAACGACCCGGTGAAGATCGCCGAGGACTTCGCGATGCTCCAGCACCTGGCGGACGGCCGGGTGGACCTGATGATGGGGCGCGGCAACACCGGGCCGGTGTATCCGTGGTTCGGGCAGGACATCCGGCAGGGCATCAACCTCGCCGTCGAGAACTACGCCCTGCTGCGCCGGCTGTGGCGCGAGGACGTCGTGGACTGGGAGGGGAAGTTCCGTACCCCGTTGCAGGGCTTCACGTCCACGCCCCGCCCGCTGGACGGCGTACCGCCGTTCGTCTGGCACGGCTCGATCCGCTCGCCGGAGATCGCCGAGCAGGCCGCGTACTACGGCGACGGCTTCTTCCACAACAACATCTTCTGGCCGGCCGACCACACCAAGCGGATGGTCGAGCTCTACCGCAGCCGGTACGCCCACTACGGGCACGGCACGCCCGAGCAGGCGATCGTCGGCCTCGGCGGCCAGGTGTTCATGCGGAGGAACTCCCAGGACGCGGTGCGCGAGTTCCGGCCGTACTTCGACGTCGCCCCCGTCTACGGGCACGGGCCGTCGCTGGAGGAGTTCACCGAGCAGACCCCGCTGACCGTGGGCTCCCCGGAGCAGGTCATCGAGAAGACCCTGGCCTTCCGCGAGTACGCCGGTGACTACCAGCGCCAGCTGTTCCTGCTGGACCACGCCGGACTGCCGCTGAAGACCGTGCTCGAGCAGTTGGACATGCTCGGCGAGGAGGTCGTACCGGTGCTGCGCAAGGAGTTCGCGGTCGGACGTCCGGCCGAGGTGCCCGAGGCGCCCACCCACCAGTCGCTGCTCACCGCCGCCTCGAAGGGAGAGACCACCGAATGAAGCTCGTCGTCGTCTCGGCCGGGCTGAGTGTCCCGTCGTCCACCCGGCTGCTGGCCGACCGGCTGGCCACCGCCGTGGGGCGCCTGACCTCGGTCGACGGGCAGGTCGTGGACACAGAAGTCGTGGACACGGAAATCGTGGACCCGCAGGTCGCGGACACGCAGGTCGTCGAGACGCAGGTCGTCGAGTTGCGCGACCTCGCCGTGGAGATCGCGCACAACTTCACCAACGGGTTCCCGGGGCGGAAGCTCGCCGCCGCGATCGACGCGGTGACCGGGGCGGACGGGCTGATCGTCGTCACTCCGGTGTTCTCGGCGTCGTACAGCGGACTGTTCAAGTCGTTCTTCGACGTGCTCGGCGTGAGCGACGAGGACGCGCTGGCGGGAAAGCCCGTGCTGATCGCGGCGACCGGCGGCACCGCCCGGCACAGCCTCGTGCTGGACCACGCGCTGCGGCCGCTCTTCGCCCACCTGCGGGCCGTCGTCGTCCCGACCGGGGTGTACGCGGCCTCGGAGGACTGGGGCGCCGAGGGACTGGACGGGCGGATCGAGCGGGCGGCGGGGGAGCTGGCGGGGCTGATGACGGGGTTGTCGGCGGGCACGCGGGGTCAGCAGGCCACGCGGGTCACGCCGCCCGCACAGGTCACGCAGGTCCCCAAGGACGGCTCGGGAAACAACGCAGGCGGCTCGGGCGACTTGGGCGACTTCGCCGTCGTGCCGTTCGAGGAGCGGCTGGCCGCGCTGCGGGTGTGAGTGTGCGACGGGGCCGTGTGACGGTGAGATCCCAGTAAGAAGGGTGACCGTAAGAACGCTCACACGGCCCAGTCGCCGGAGGCCAGGGCACACTGAGGACGTGTCCCGAACCGTGCTGCTCGCCGAAGACGACCGCGCAATCCGTCACGCCCTGGAGCGGGCCCTGACCCTGGAGGGCTATCGGGTCACCGCGGTCGCCGACGGCGTCGAGGCGCTGGCGCAGGCCCACCGGACCCCGCCGGACGTGCTCGTCCTGGACGTGATGATGCCCGGTATCGACGGCCTCCAGGTCTGCCGGGTGCTGCGCGCCGAGGGCGACCGCACGCCGATCCTGATGCTGACGGCACTGGTCGAGACCCAGGACCGGATCGCCGGCCTGGACGCGGGCGCCGACGACTACGTGGTGAAGCCCTTCGACGTCGAGGAGGTCTTCGCCCGGCTGCGTGCCCTGTTGCGCCGCACCAGCCCGGTCGGCGCCCTGACCGGTGCGCCGAAGCCGCAGCCGGCCCCCGAGGGACAGATCGAGGCGGCCGGGCTGCGCATGGACGTACAGGCCCGCCGCGCCTGGCGCCGGACGCGCGAGCTGGAGCTGACCCGCACCGAGTTCGAGCTCCTGGAACTGCTGGTGCGCAACGCGGGCATCGTCCTCGACCACTCCACGATCTACGACCGCATCTGGGGCTACGACTTCGGTCCCGGCTCCAAGAACCTCGCCGTGTACGTCGGCTACCTGCGCCGCAAGCTCGACGAGCCGGACGCGCCCGCGCTGATCCACACGGTCCGCGGGGTGGGTTACGTGCTGCGGGAGGACTGAGTGGGCCGCCTCGGGCGACTGCTCTCCTCGCGGCGGCCCCGGCTGCTGTCCCTGCGCACCACTTTCGCGCTGTCCTTCGCCACGGTGACCGCCGCCGTCACCGTCCTGGTCGGGGTGCTGTCGTACAGCGCGGCCGCGGCGCTGGTCCGGGTGGACCAGGAGTCCGTGTTCGACCAGGTCGTGCAGGATCTGCGGGACGAGGTGCGCCAGCACAGCATGGCGCCGGAGGACTTCTCCTCGTCGGAGCCGGGTCACGACCTGGTACGGCCGGCCCGGACCGATGTGCAGGTGCTGGGGTCGGACGGCGCGGTCGTCGATCCGGGCCGCCCGGGCCTGCCGGTGACCGGCAGCGACCGCCGGACCGCGGGCGTCATCGTGGCCGGGCGGACGGTCGAGCACAAGGACGTCGGCGTCGGCAGCGACGTCTACCGCATCGCGACCGTCTCCCTCGGCGGCGGCCGGGGCGCGGTGCAGGTCGCGCAGGAGTTCAGCGACACCGAGGACCTGCTGCGGGCGCTCCAGCAGCGGACCCTGATCCTGATGGCGGCGGTCGTGGTCGGGGCGGGGCTGTTCGGCTGGTGGCTGGCCCGGCGCATCACCCGACGCCTGGTGATCCTCACCTCGGCCGCGGAGGACGTGGCCCGCACCCGTCGGCTCGGCATCCAGGTGCCCGTCACCGGCTACGACGAGGTCGGCCGCCTCGGCCGCGCCTTCGACCGCATGCTCGGCCGTCTCGCCCAGTCCGAGGAGGACCAGCGCCGCCTCGTGCAGGACGCCGGGCACGAGCTGCGTACGCCGCTGACCTCGCTGCGTACGAACATCTCGCTGCTCCACAGGATCGACGAGCTGCCCCCCGCCACCCGCGAGGAGCTGGTCGCGGACCTCGGCCAGGAGGCGCGTGAGCTCACCGACC encodes:
- a CDS encoding MarR family transcriptional regulator produces the protein MVDEATAGKARERLMAELSTVSRRYMASYALFNQAVADHLGLHPTDLQCLNLLTLEGGPVTTGRIAELTGLTTGSATRLVDRLERAGYVVRERDAVDRRKVLVVTVPEKVAEFGRMWDRLGGGWVELFDDLDDSQLGLLVDHMRRTTEFSAAQVARLRAGEA
- a CDS encoding SDR family NAD(P)-dependent oxidoreductase, which encodes MATAAPSAASRIAVVTGASSGIGAATARQLAAAGYRVVLTARRRDRIEALAKEILAAGHQATAYPLDVTDRAAVDEFASAFQTIGVLVNNAGGALGADPVATGDPADWRTMYETNVIGTLNLTQALLPKLDASGDGTIVVVSSTAGHGTYEGGAGYVAAKHGAHVLAETLRLEIVGRPVRVIEIAPGMVRTDEFALTRFGGDQERAEKVYEGVAEPLTADDVADTITWAVTRPSHVNVDLLVLRPRARAQASNTKVHRDL
- a CDS encoding FMN reductase, which codes for MKLVVVSAGLSVPSSTRLLADRLATAVGRLTSVDGQVVDTEVVDTEIVDPQVADTQVVETQVVELRDLAVEIAHNFTNGFPGRKLAAAIDAVTGADGLIVVTPVFSASYSGLFKSFFDVLGVSDEDALAGKPVLIAATGGTARHSLVLDHALRPLFAHLRAVVVPTGVYAASEDWGAEGLDGRIERAAGELAGLMTGLSAGTRGQQATRVTPPAQVTQVPKDGSGNNAGGSGDLGDFAVVPFEERLAALRV
- a CDS encoding response regulator transcription factor, whose amino-acid sequence is MSRTVLLAEDDRAIRHALERALTLEGYRVTAVADGVEALAQAHRTPPDVLVLDVMMPGIDGLQVCRVLRAEGDRTPILMLTALVETQDRIAGLDAGADDYVVKPFDVEEVFARLRALLRRTSPVGALTGAPKPQPAPEGQIEAAGLRMDVQARRAWRRTRELELTRTEFELLELLVRNAGIVLDHSTIYDRIWGYDFGPGSKNLAVYVGYLRRKLDEPDAPALIHTVRGVGYVLRED
- a CDS encoding ester cyclase; translated protein: MGQAREVMDRLTDALTAQQDIKVVGELYAEDAVAFTPDEGEIHGRDHIVEYWRQMTEAVPEATFETLHSYEVGDTAIDEGFFGGRNTGPLQLPTGETLPATQKELRIRGVDIATVKDGRIVDYRLYFDEMEFLGQLGLLPDEPS
- a CDS encoding MFS transporter → MSASTRWAILAVVLAADVLDLLDATITNIAAPTITEDLGGGASLVQWLGASYALALGVLLVPGGRLGDRYGRRRMFLFGLTGFVAASLACGLAPTPPALVVARLVQGAFAALVIPQGFGILGATWPRDQIGKAFSLFGPVMGLSAVGGPILAGFLVDADLAGLGWRPMFLINLVLGGAALLAAARLLPRDTGDPSVSVDGPGSALLAGALLGLLGGLIDGSDHGWTPRAFALLLLGLALFAGFCHRQRTAAHPIVQPSLLRNRGFTSGLILGIVAFAATAGLLYVLSLFFQHGLGRSPADTALGLIPLSLGIVVASIACYRLIHSYGRRLVVAGLLTVLAGCGYLALLVLDSGTAVGSWALVPPVLLIGVGMGTCFGTVYDVTIGDIAPEEAGSASGSLNAVQQVANAIGAATVTTVYFHSTDGGQAHAMTVSLVVVAAATALCLPLVRLLPREAQADHHH
- a CDS encoding LLM class flavin-dependent oxidoreductase → MQFGIFSVGDVTPDPTTGRTPTEHERIKAMVAIALKAEEVGLDVFATGEHHNPPFVPSSPTTMLGYVAARTEKLVLSTSTTLITTNDPVKIAEDFAMLQHLADGRVDLMMGRGNTGPVYPWFGQDIRQGINLAVENYALLRRLWREDVVDWEGKFRTPLQGFTSTPRPLDGVPPFVWHGSIRSPEIAEQAAYYGDGFFHNNIFWPADHTKRMVELYRSRYAHYGHGTPEQAIVGLGGQVFMRRNSQDAVREFRPYFDVAPVYGHGPSLEEFTEQTPLTVGSPEQVIEKTLAFREYAGDYQRQLFLLDHAGLPLKTVLEQLDMLGEEVVPVLRKEFAVGRPAEVPEAPTHQSLLTAASKGETTE
- a CDS encoding helix-turn-helix transcriptional regulator — encoded protein: MAPVRRDTRGIVDATELFAHVNFRRVEPAEPLRRYVEQYWLIDWNLSEPYVSHVVPHPAVNIVFQRFPDQEPFAEVSGVQHGLFAQKLEGRGRVCGVKFRPGGFRPFAPERAVTEWTGRRIRQPEVYPDTDPTTILTPDDDAARAAALDAFLLTLGPHPDPQADLATTLVDRIRTDRTIRRVADFARTEGVSVRLLQRLFAAYVGVGPKWVILRYRIHEALERAETDRAVDWAALAADLGYADQAHLVRDFTATVGVPPTAYAQAVH
- a CDS encoding HAMP domain-containing histidine kinase, with the translated sequence MGRLGRLLSSRRPRLLSLRTTFALSFATVTAAVTVLVGVLSYSAAAALVRVDQESVFDQVVQDLRDEVRQHSMAPEDFSSSEPGHDLVRPARTDVQVLGSDGAVVDPGRPGLPVTGSDRRTAGVIVAGRTVEHKDVGVGSDVYRIATVSLGGGRGAVQVAQEFSDTEDLLRALQQRTLILMAAVVVGAGLFGWWLARRITRRLVILTSAAEDVARTRRLGIQVPVTGYDEVGRLGRAFDRMLGRLAQSEEDQRRLVQDAGHELRTPLTSLRTNISLLHRIDELPPATREELVADLGQEARELTDLVNELVDLAAGQSDTEPPRRVDLADIAEDVAGLARRRTGRQILLRARGDTTTDGRPAMLTRALSNLVDNAAKFDRDGTSPIEIDVTGPAVPGTVRVEVLDRGPGVADTDLIRVFDRFYRAADARSLPGSGLGLSIVREVALAHGGTPFAIRRDGGGAVIGFTVGGGLSSFRS
- a CDS encoding DoxX family protein, with protein sequence MSVTHTVVTLLAAAMAGYSGIVVLTRAEWITKALSDYQVPSSWWPRLGAAKVAGAVGLLVGLLVPAIGIAAGIGLVLYFAGAVVTVARARWYSHIPFPLVYAAPVVAAMTLGAPA